accttgctctgtgtgtgtgtgtgttcaccttgctctgtgtgtgtgttcaccttgctctgtgtgtgtgttcaccttgctctgtgtgtgtgtgttcaccttgctctgtgtgtgtgtgtgtgtgtgttcaccttgctctgtgtgtgtgttcaccttgctctgtgtgtgtgtgtgtgtgtgtgtgtgtgtgtgtgttcaccttgctctgtgtgtgtgtgttcactttgctctgtgtgtgtgtgtgttcacctttcgctctgtgtgtgtgtgttcaccttgctgtgtgtgtgtgtgtgtgtgtgtgtgtgtgtgtgtgtgtgtgtgtgtttgtgggtgtgtgttcatcttgctctgtctgtgtgtgtgtgtgtgtgtgttttcaccttgctgtgtgtgtgtgtgtgtgtgtgtgtgtgtgtgtgtgtgtgtgtgttcaccttgctgtgtgtgtgtgtgttcactttgctgtgtgtgtgtgtgtgtgtgtgtgttcaccttgctctgtgtgtgtgtgtgtgtgtgtgtgtgtgttcactttgctctgtgtgtgtgtgttcacacctttttgtgtgtgtgtgttcaccttgctctgtgtgtgtgtgtgtgttttcacctttctgtgtgtgtgtgtgtgtgtgttcaccttgctgtgtgtgtgtgtgtgtgtgttcaccttgctctgtgtgtgtgtttgtgtatgtgtgtctgtgttcacCTTGATGAGATGGAGGATATCTGACACATCTTGGGGTTCAGCGATCTGTAACACAAAACGGTCTATTTTCTCCTTTTACTCTTTTCCCTTTTTCTCGCTTTTCATCTGTAGGCGAAGAAAAATAAGATCTGTTTCTTCATTCGGTTCTAATGAGGAACCTTCAGCTCAGATCCGTTCCCTGTCTGTAGGGATCACAACGAACCTGCAGTCGCTGCGAAAAAAAGTGTTCTGGAATAATATGCTGCATGATGTCACCGGGGGGCACATTTGTTCTGGACATCATTCCATTATTACCCGGGCTGGGGCGGAGTCACCAGGGGCGAGgttttgttttcggtcgggtttttttgttaacgatattgcgggaaaacagctggatcaatcttcatgaaactttcaggatagatgggcatcggtgtcaaacagaacctccaacattttgagggtcatccggtcaaggtcaccaaaacagtcaaaatcgtttttgttgtggctactgcctcatagaataAATATACtgcatggacatgggatcagaaaactattttatttataagcaggagccacatggacccatagggggccactttttttcatgatatcttccttcatattcatcataagtgctactgggtgaggtttgttttgcctggaaacacttgttatttatgtttttcacagtgtcccaacttttttggaatcggggttggacaCATGGGTGGGTTGGCCATCAGGAGTACCGGGAGTTTTCCTGGAGGGCTGCTGGACAGCTGGGCCCCAAAACTATTaaagtagacacacacacacacaccaaaaaaaaaaaatcaaaacccatTTTAACCTGACTGGTGTGGGCCTTGGTGCTGTGTGGTTCATGGCCCAGACTGGGCGGGGCCGTTTTAACATAATGGACTGTGGTCTACAAAATAGTTTCATGCATCCTGCCTGGTAGCCAGGTAACTTTGGCCCACGTGGTTCTGTCCCACCTCCTTTTCCTGTCACTGGTATCAATCAACCAGACACTCCACCTCAGAACTGAATGAAACACAAACCTTTATTCACCTTATTTCACCTGGATATGTGTGAGAGGTGAACCTACACTGCACAGTCGACACTACAGCCATGTTAACTGGGGCAGACTTTtctggcatgtgtgtgtgtggaaataattttgctaaatatataGATGTGATTTCTGCTGATTTCAGTATTATTGGATATTTGATGTAGATTAATGACATTCAATCCAAATTAAATCCATTGCAGGGTTTCAGATTCTAAAACTACAAAATGTGGAAATGTtcaaggggtgaatacttatgcacagcaCTGTACATTCTGTTTTGCCTGTTTTCATGAAAGAAgatacttttttttaaactgaggATTGTTTATTtgggggcgacatggtggtgtagtggttagtgctgtcgcctcacagtaagaaggtccgggttcgagccccgtggccggcgagggcctttctgtgcggagtttgcatgttctccccaagtccatgtgggtttcctccgggtgcttcggtttcccccacagtccaacgacatgcaggttaggttaactggtgactctaaattgagcgtaggtgtgaatgcacgggcgattgctctaagacaacgagggaggctcagcctcctctaaaaatgatgaacatcgtgtaggatgaattgcgctaggcttatgtaggccgaccttataacattgctatttcagatccagaatcatagaaatatatgtgctcaacccactacagtgcgaaatcattccgttataactttccccagttcacctaatgtgtgcgtgagtttttccccctcgtgacagcgcgatgcagcccagcctcagtgcacttcaatggcatttgggagctctgcgctttcaatctcaaaatgcaagacggttattggacaaatactgcgaaaacgcccacccaccggactcccagcctcacagtgggagggacatggcaaagctttccgcgaggagactggtgattggtgaaagcggccggatattttctttgattgacagctcgttttaaatatagacaggcagcggtgaatttcagttcagtcccatgcggattcgcaagtgctgtggtgtattgtaagagatcggcttacattttgatttcattcattacatacagtttctaccagctttcttagtttgtatatattttcattgtaaataaagtgtaaatatagtgttgtcaagtttgctatcttagttccagaaattttgtttatttgagtgactgaacttgaacttgagggggctagtcagctagcaagaaagctgtgcatggaggccaagcattgctgatttaattttggcgaagccatttgccagtcttcctttcgaggaaaaaattaaaattaaagagcagggtaggccaacgcctcaaattgacttggtgaaaaaggtagggaataatactcgttcctttcagctctcctggtacgagaaagtgaattggctaacagcaagtgacctacatcaacaacagtaaataggctactttagtaatgtgtcatggatggaccaaaaatatagaatctatttaaaatgtttatgctgagtatattatattggaatatatatttctctggatatgaattaaacacagctacaatttggaaaacatttttaaacaaaaacagccgagaacatttcacactacagacctggattaaaagtgaagggttatcaaaattgtcaataaaacatttctcagtcaaaataagtaaaatatagggaaagtgtcattgaatgaaatgtgtggcccccagctctatgtttggctccccaaggtcagtgcttgtgcctattccagaacactctgctgttactgctgaggttcctgacaaagagctgctttcaataatgatcaatttttaaacaacatgccacaattttaaaatataaaatgttaaaatatacccctcccccccaacaccaccatcatgtatattggacagtaggctaatgggctaaaagaacctgttatttcacagtttgtgacgctgccaacaatcagccagatcagaggcaagagtatgggcaaaattgatgtgttttttcttttaaaatctggaaatatcgtaaccgaccagcctcccctgtttgaaagactaccagccaccactgtgtgaatgtgagtgtgaatggttgtctgtgtctatgtgtcagccctgtgatgacttggcgacttgtccagggtgaaccccgcctttcgcccgtagtcagctgggataggctccagcttgcctgcgaccctgtagaacaggataaagcggctagagataatgagatgagatgaatgagattgttTATTTGGTTTGATAATTAAAAATAAGTATAAATGACTTGTATTATGCAACATATTTTCAGTATATTAAAACCTGTTCAGTTCTCACTGAAAACAACACGAACACTGCGCTGTGTTTAAGTTATAAAGTGAATTTTCCACTTGTAACTTAACCCACCCCTAAAGAATAATCAGGATCTGAAACCTTATTTGccaacaaagtaaaaaaaaaaaaaagatcttgaTCTTCCCAAAgtatcctcacacacacactttcccttATAAACCCTGAAACATGCTCCAGATATTTAACAATAAAATTGATTTTAAATTCCACAGTTTTCCATCGTACAAATATATGAAATAAAACACCCCAGTTCATACAGAGAATAGGAAAACACCCCACACATTCAAATGAAACCATCAGTCTTGAATCATGTCGTTTGTGATGGTGTCGTCTTCCTCCACATCGACTGTGATCTTCTTGCCCACCACCATCCAGATGTTTTCCGGTGCAATGCCCTCCGGTTCTGCCACTTTCACTCCCAGCATGTCTTGGGTTAATTCTGTGCCTTTCTTCATTGCCTTCTTTGCCACCACCGACTTTCCCAGCTTAAACCAGAAAAACACGAGTTTCCATTTATAAATATTTGAATATATTTTCATTCAACAGTCATGTGGGGAAAATATTGCCCTTGACTGGCTATCAGGTTGGAATGACAGAAACTGCTGGACTTACATGGACATGTGAACGTGCCTTTCATAATGATAGTGTGAATGCAAACTAACATGTCATTATGGAAATATAAAAAGTGGCCAGAACTTGGGCTGGAGATCTGGGTGCCTTCTGCTTTATACCACATTTTGAGAGCATGACTTCCTGATGCTGAGCAGAGATAAGAAAAGTGGTAGCTCATGTTTACTGTAAGCACAAATGCTACATGAGAACATCAAGTGGAAGATGTGTGATGATTTTTTAGCTAAGCAGTTCAGTACAGACAGAAGTTTTTGAATTCACCACAATCTACGTGAATCATGTCATGCAAAAACCTTGTCACAAGTGAACAAGAATGCGAGGGATGGGAATCTCGGCGTGTAAATGTAGTACACTGTACTCtgctatatattttttaaaaaagtttctAACCTTTTTGCGGAAGGAGGCTTCACAGGGCAGCATCTGCTTCACTGGAGATCCCATAGCCATCTCCACTATCCGAATCTCTCGTACCAGTGCCTCCAGCTCAGCCGGCTCCAGTGATGCTGCATGGTCACTGCCCTTCCAGCTTTTGTCCAAGGTCACATGCCGTTCCAGGACCTTCGCCCCGAGAGCTACAGCAGCCACGGACACACTGATGCCTGACTCGTGTCCAGAGTAGCCAATTGGAATATCCGGGAATTCCTTCTGGTATTCCTGTACGGAGAGACAAGAATCAATATCAGGTCAGAGAGCGATGTTtgtcatacactaccattcagaaGTGTGGGATCACTCAGAATttgccttatttttgaaagaaacagAAGACTAATTTCAGGCTGTCATTCCACTTTGACATGTCCTGCCATATCCTGTGGACGGTGCTCAAGTGGAGCCAGTTTCATCCTTCAGTGGGACAATGAACCAATGCACTGCTCCAACTTATACAAACCCTACGTATGGAAGAAGCAAAGAGCTGGAATTCTGTTTGTTCAGCGCAACCACTGTATCCTAGTGAGCTGATGTGGGAGCAACTTGACTGGATGACATGAAAAATGTGGCCATCAAACCAGACCAACTTGTGGGAGGTGCTTCAGGAAGCATGGCGTGAAACTGATGCAGATTTCCTCAGCAAACTGATAAAACACTAAATATCTGCAGGGCTGTAACTGCTGCAAACGAGGATTCTTTGATGAAATAAAAGTTTGAAGGACTAGATTGTCATTTCTAACCTTGTCAATGCCGCGACTATATTTGGGGACCAAGCAGGAAAGGCACTCATTGTGTTTGTACCTTTtcttaatcatcatcatcatcagcagcagcatctTCTTCTTGTTAGATTGTCTATGGCAGTCCCTATAACCGTATGGTAAAAAATTTTGAAATGTGGCACACTGATTGGGAACAATCCCATGATTCTTTTCACCAAGTTTGATATCAGCACCTCAAACACTGTAGTGCCACCATCAGGTCAAATTTGGAGGTGCATTTATGCATGTAACTTCTGAACTGTTTGCCCACTTTTAAAAAATGAGTTCTCATTGGATTACTTGGATCAAGTAAAGTTCAGTGCACCATACCCCACGATGTGAACTTACACCATATTGGATTTTCCACCATATTCACTGAATTTAGCACAGATGATCTTTTGACCAAATCTCACAAAAATTATTTATTGGCTTTTTGATTTAGGAAAGCGTTTATCTGTCACTGCCAATCAAAATCAGTGCTGAagctgccaaacaggaagtgagcttatAGCTTGGCCAATCTTTGGTCAACTGACACAAAACTTGCTGTGAGTGAATACAGCCATGCCCTTGGCAAAATGACATGAAGTTTCCATGGCAACTGTGCCCTGATGTGCTAATTTAGCACCTCATTGCTGGTTGCAGTGATATTTTCTTTTCAATTTGCTATATTAAGAACTTTATTCACTTTATTTGATGAGTAAAGTATGGGTTTTAGTGTATTATGGTCTTATCTGTACTGTTGCATGATGACAGGAGGAGAAAGTCATGCAGTGATGAGGCATGTGTGAACTGTTTAACCTAAACTTTAACACCAATAACCACTGTTAAAGGGTTAAATAAAATCAGTCCAACTTCTTGTGTTATGTTTGTCTCTAATAGAGCACATTGTGTTAACGACCAGGAACGTGTTCAGTCATCTCATAAACTATACACTGTCAGGAAAACCATCATGTTTGAATTATAAACAGAACAGAAGGAGAGGTCTGGGGGTTTTGTTGTTGAATGGTgaagagatgagatatttttgttctttctttcctaGAAGAACCCTTTCTGAAATCCTCTACCAACAGAGAACTGGGAAAGGGTTCTTCTAGGGTTCTTTAGATGGTTAAAGGTTTTACTTGTATTAATTGCAGTTTTCTGAAACCAAAAGAACGTTTGAGAAGCCCATTCACAGTACTGATGTATTATAGAGATGGTAAATTTTGTGCTACAATAAACTGGTGTCCTGAGTGAAAGAAGCTCACAGTGATGACGCGCAGGTTGACGTTGTCCATGGAGAGTGGGTATGTGCTGGTGCACTGCAGGAAGGTGAACATTGAGTTGTGCTTCTTCACTGTCTGATAAACACGGTGCATGATCTCCATCGACTGCATCCCGGTGGAGATCACCATGGGACGACCTGAGGACATGAAGGAGAATGGAACATCTGACACTGGTCCTGTACATTGTTAGTACAGTCCTATCATGAGAAAAATTCAGTTCTTTAATTGTGTGAAATCTGGACACTTGTAGGCTCGGGCTCGCATGGGTTAAAATGAAATGAACAGAGGAAGCACCTTTCTTGGCAGTTTTCTCCAGGTAGGGGATGTTGCTGGTGTCTGCTGAAGCCACTTTGAAGAAAGGGACATTGAGTTCATGCAGAAACTCTACAGCCATCTGTGAGAGGAATGATCAGGGAAAAACACTAACGTGAGCTTTAAAGGTGACATTTCTAATTCATCTGATTATCAGTTTGAAACTGAACACGAGGTCTGTTGTATTTATTTTAAAGAATTGTTcatcaaatattaaaaaaaggaaaCTAAGCAAAGCTAAATGCTGCTGTCGCGCCGTCCAGCTCGCGCTCTGCCCTCACTCACCTCATCCATCCCGGAGGCCGTGAAGAAGATTCCCACTTCCTGCGCGAAGCGCTGCAGCTCCCTGTACTGCTCATGACTGAACTCCAGGTGGCGCTTGTGATCCCCGTATGTGCTTCCCCACGAGTGCTGAGAGGTGTAGGGACGCGCGAGCGCGCGCTTGGTGAACCTGTGCTCGAGTTCCGTCTTCTGGAATTTCACACAGTCTGCACCACAGCTCTGCGGGGggcggcacacacacacacacacacacacacacacacacacacacacacacacacatcactatcCGACACTATTCATAGATCACATGGAGTGCGAGTCACGCGCAGTGAAGGAGCTCGAGCGGCTATAAGAGCGGAGGGGCTGCGATCACACTACAGTGCGGGCTGCGATCACACTACAGTGCGGGCTGCGATCACACTACAGTGCGGGCTGCGATCACACTACAGTGCGGGCTGCGATCACACTACAGTGCGGGCTGCGATCACACTACAGTGCGGGCTGCGATCACACTGCAATGAGTTCTCTTCTGCGGTTTTTCTCTTGCAGTTGAGTTTGGGGAAGTAAAGAACTGATGCTCTGAGGAAAAGCGGTGTGACATGTAAGTGTGTGTTCGACAGAAATAAGGCGTGGCTTTTGTTCTCTTAATTGCGTTGAGTACTTGAGAATGAATTAAAGGAAATAAATTAAACCCTGCGTTTCCATTTGGGCCTGgatctttttattttgttttgttttatcagATAAACTTACCCTGGACTGATGTGTATTATTTCATAAATGCATCGGGTTTATTTATTAGTATTTAAGCAAAAGACAGATTAACTTCTTCTTCTTGTGTTTGCAGATTATTCTAATATTTActtattttacttttttgttcTTGAATATATTGATGAAATTGCAGTTCTGTCTTTTCTGATCATTTGACAAATTATTGTGcatgtttaaaaataaaagttaacaagtctaaaaaaaaaaaaaagctatagaCCTGCAGTACCTTAGCCATGCGAATCATTTTCTTGGCAATCTCAACGTCTCCTTGATGATTCTGTCCGATCTCTGCGATGATGAaacaggggtttgagcccccGATCTTTCTTCCTGGACAAAGTTCGAACTCGAGAGGCATCTTTGAATCGGTTCTAACCCTGTGAGAAAGCTGATGTAGAGAATTTGAGTGTTTTTTCTTTGAGATGTTCTCACGAGGAGAGCTGCAGTACCCGAAGAGGCTTTCATGAAGGTCAGGTGCCAATTTATATTCTCACAATGATcctcccccctcctcctcctcccccccccctcctcctccccctcctcctcctcaaaACCCGTTCGGTGACATGTTTCGGGAATAAACTCATACCTGCCAACACTCCCGTATTTCCCCGGAGTCTCCCGTATTTCAGAACAATCTCCCGGCCCCCTCCCGGATTGGCATTTCTCCCGTAATTCTCCCGTAATTTTGAAGGTCTCCCGTGATTCTCCCGTTAAATaagtcaaaagtattgtatgaacgtcaaataaaatatattataaacGTGAATAGCGCGTTTCGCCTGTCTCCGGTTGCCAGAGATCAGCACGAAAAGTAATCCAGTCTTCCCTGATAAACACCCTGCAATTTCAACTATCTCTggcaacacacatacacatcttCCTGAGCTTGCGTAGTTGATCTCTGCGCAGATCATCGAGCTCGCAGGAccgggaaaaacaaaatggctgaaggTGG
Above is a window of Neoarius graeffei isolate fNeoGra1 chromosome 28, fNeoGra1.pri, whole genome shotgun sequence DNA encoding:
- the LOC132875934 gene encoding sialic acid synthase-like, with translation MPLEFELCPGRKIGGSNPCFIIAEIGQNHQGDVEIAKKMIRMAKSCGADCVKFQKTELEHRFTKRALARPYTSQHSWGSTYGDHKRHLEFSHEQYRELQRFAQEVGIFFTASGMDEMAVEFLHELNVPFFKVASADTSNIPYLEKTAKKGRPMVISTGMQSMEIMHRVYQTVKKHNSMFTFLQCTSTYPLSMDNVNLRVITEYQKEFPDIPIGYSGHESGISVSVAAVALGAKVLERHVTLDKSWKGSDHAASLEPAELEALVREIRIVEMAMGSPVKQMLPCEASFRKKLGKSVVAKKAMKKGTELTQDMLGVKVAEPEGIAPENIWMVVGKKITVDVEEDDTITNDMIQD